The Nothobranchius furzeri strain GRZ-AD chromosome 17, NfurGRZ-RIMD1, whole genome shotgun sequence nucleotide sequence taaaatagagccttttttattattataaacttgtcgcttccgtacaaatgtgaaacaatatatctgacggagatttctgcggagtttctgcactttcctgtcaacagaaacagacatgctgtctgccgctgccttccgcctccaggctttttcagactaataactgaaaactaaagactgtacacgttaactgaacaaagattacagcaatacaccacaactttctcgctacaaatgtcgtcaaaacatatttatatgctcaaacgatcttagtttatcaaattttctcttagaacagcctgaacagagtccgccatactttctctgtttctcagtcctaaatggaccaatcacattgctgttctgcatttcttcatttgcatgtaaaggccggatttgctcactagttaactagtgagcagtacagcggtcgaactagttaacagtttgccctctataagctactgagaacaaattataatgcagatatgctcactagttaactagtgagtgcttcctgtcccattacaagtgaactagaaaggccaaatatgtcaactagttaactagtgaaggtaaatttgtcactagttaactagtaagaacacatttttacataacaagtaaactagattgctccaaaaacagcaactagtgtgcgtcttgtgcgcactagttaactagtgagcatatctgcacctcactagttaactagtgagcatatatgcacctcactagttaactagtgagcaaatccgcacctcactagttaactagtgagcaaatccgcacttcactagttaactagtgagtaaatccacgcctcactagttaactagtaagcaaatccgcacttcactagttaactagtgagcaaatccgcaccctactagttaactagttggcgttatggggcccactagttaactagtgagcatatctgcactttacaagttaactagtgatgcttttttgcaccttactagttaaatagtgggcgcttaagggcgcactagttaactagtgagcaaatctgcacctcactagttaactagtgagcaaatccgcacatcactagttaactagtgagcatatctgtgcctcactagttaattagtgagcaaatccgcaccctactagttaacttgttggcattttggggcccactagttaactagtgagcatatctgcactttacaagttaactagtgatgcttttttgcaccttactagttaactagtgggcgcttaagggcgcactagttaactagtgagcaaatctgcacctcactagttaactagtggacatttgtaccctctctagttaactagtgagcagttctgccttcacaagtttacatgtaagtgtcacactgaagccactagttcactagctgaggttcctctggccagcatgttaacttgtgtgccgcatgcaaatgtttggggtgggattttacgaaattccgcactgtgattggttgtcatattttattttgacacagggagccaatagagagtcttaatttgagaaattctccgcctcctaattagaattctgcgcaactagctaactagtgtgaatgtagacttgaactagtttactagtatacatttatgtcctcactagttaactagtttggacaatggatgcatcaactaggtaactagtgagcctgctgccatcaactagctagtgtggatggggtggcagaccgaggcgggagccttggcggtccgatccccggacaaggaaactggttactggaacatggaacgtcacctcgctggcggggaaggagcaggagcttgtggcagaggttaagcgataccggctagatatagtcggactcacctcaacacatagcattggctctggaacccaagtccttgagaggggttggacactctcctttgctggagctgccccgggtgagaggcggagggctggggttggctttttgttagccccaagactctctgcctgtgtgttggggtttaccccgggagacaagagggtagcttccctgcgccttcgggtcggggaacgggtcctgactgttttttgtgcttatgcaccaaatatcagttcatattacccaccctttttggagtccctgggacgagtgctagatagtgctccatcaggggactccattgtcctgctgggggacttcaatgctcacgcgggcaatgacagcatgacctggaggggtgtgattgggaggaactgaTCTGAACTcgggtggtgttttgttattggacttctgtgcaaaccgcagtttggccataaggaacaccatgttcgaacataaggatgcccatcggtcattatagtgggggatcttaatagtcatgtggacattgacaatgattgcctcaatgtagccttttgtaattggttttactcaaagaatacatagctccacccactcctgccatcatacattagaccttgtgctgacttatggcatagagtgtgaggaaataacaatctttccacataatccagtcctctctgaccactttctgataacctttgagttttttacaactgagttctcgagacatgaaagtatatTTCACTatggtcggtctctatctgacaacacagttgcatcttttaaatcaactgttccatctttactgtcctcagcatctcagaggcatgtagcagagggcaatattttcagttctagcccctcataaattgatgccttagttcatcatgttaattcctctttacgtctggcattagatgatgttgcccctttaaaaaagaaggtaattagggacaggaagttagctccctggtttaattctcatttacgagccttaaaacaaaactctaggaaattggagagattaTGGTgctctacgtaccatgaggaggcctacctatcctggaaaaatagtcttgtgctttataaaaataagcttcgacaaactagaaccgcttatttctcagcattaattgaggagaataggcataatcctaaatttcatttcagtacagttgctaaacttacacagaatcatagctctgagccatgtattccttagccctcagcagcaatgacttcatgggattttttacaagtaaaagtaattctattagaaacaaaatctttagcatcctccctaatgcgatttcttcttcctcaataagtgaggcagcatcagaggtgactgtagaacctcatctgtgcttgaaccgttttgatccagttaagctttcagagttatcaaaaatattagcttcatctaaatcttcaacttgcattttggatccaatcccaaccaaattatttaaagatgcatttcctttggttactgcccccattccagatataatcaatctatccttagtaaatgggtatgtaccacaagattttaagattgctgtaatcaaaccttcacttaagaagccttctctggatccagatgacccaatgaattatagaccaatatctaaccttccatttttatccaaagtcctggagaaaatagtggccattcaagtatgtgagcatttaaacactaatgctctgtttgaggaatttcagtctggttttagagagtatcacagcactgaaactgcattagtgagagttacaaatgatattctcatgacctcagataagaatcttgtgtctgttctagtcttgttagatctcagtgctgcctttgacacagttgatcacaatgttcttttagaaagacttgaacatgttgtagggatcaaaggagcagcgttaggctggtttaaatcctacctgtctgacagatttcattttgtaaatgtacatgacaaatcgtcttcatactccagggttacttgtggagtaccacagggttcagtgcttggaccaattctttttactatatatatgctcccaattggtaaaatcattagacagcatgggataaacttccactgttatgctgacgatactcagctatatttatccattaaccctgatgaacctaatcggttgggtagattacaggcttgtcttgaggacataaaacattggatgactctcaacattttgcttttaaatcaagacaagacggaagttctcatctttggaccagaaatccagaaaaggaaattgcttagccagtcgcctgacctgaatggcattacattaatctccgagaacaaagtaaggaaccttggtgttatctttgatcaggacatgtctttcaattcccaggttaaacaggtttgtaggatttcctttttccaccttcggaatattgctaagattagaagcatacttcccaggagtgatgctgaaaaactagttcgtgCATTTatcacatcaagactggattactgtaattcattactctcaggaagtccacagaatgtagttaaaagtcttcagcttgtctaaaatgctgcagctagagttctgctgagaattaaaaagagagatcatatctctcctgtcttagcttccctacattggctacctgttaaattcagaatagattttaagatccttcttttcacatataaagctcttaataatcaagctccatcatacatcagtgatctgattgttccatatgttcctaaccgagaacttcactctcagactgcaggtctactggtggttcccagaatatctaaaattaggatgggaggcagatcttttagttatcaggctcctcccctgtggaaccagctctcagctttagtctgtgaggcagacactttgtctacttttaagaataggcttaaaacatttttatttgatagggactATGGTAAAAATcttatgttagcctaaatctggacaagtgggggagtacagggaggtggagtgtacagtcggtaaagacggctctcccttgccctgcctccaacatgcctacatctaaataggatagattatccagagtcatctctgtagttatgctgctataggcttagactgctggaggatacactgaccacttttcacactctactgctttcttctacagtctgctctttaactgtactattttctgcaatttcagctgttaactttattttctctgtaagtgttttttctccccagaagaagctacaacaacgttctgctgagctgtggtggcctcatggagggggccatcgactagcacactgctgctaaccacttaaacattatccctctcctgataataactttttgctttccttgacgttggatgtgctactactagtttatccgattAATTATAGATccgctaggataaatacaataaaatttatttttcaccaaatagaatatttactaagacatcacaatataactatagacacattacttgtctttgtgtgtgtgtgtgtgtgtgtgtgtgtgtgtgtgtgtgtgtgtgtgtgtgtgtgtgtgtgtgtgtgtgtgtgtgtgtgtgtgtgtgtgtgtgtgtgtgtgtgtgtgtgaagagaggagcggagctgtcaactgatcaccacctggtggtgagtaggatcagatggcaggggaagatgccgcgtagacctggcagacccaaatgcatagtgagggtctgctgagaatgcttggcagaagaacctgtcaagacggtcttcaactcttacccctggcagagctttgaccgcgtcccgagaacagtgggggacatcgactccgagtgggccttgttccactctgcgactgttaaagcagctgttgctagctatggtcgcaaggtggccggtgccagttgtggtggcaacccccgtacccgctggtggacaccagaggttcgaggagccgtcaggctgaagaaggcggCCTACTTTAAAGCAgctatccagttacacctttgtgggcatataacttggcttttgaatgtcctagagagctcaggtctgttttaaaatactccaattaacagcccctctgCTGGAAAAAGGAATTAAGTCAATAgcccttatggattttaaatgggacccagaactatgttgcaccaagcacaatttcacattattctgggtccagttcactgaaaaagcttcaatcaggctgaaacatcacaggaaagtagaatctattgagttataagtgattccaacgtttaatgatgatagctcattcctaagggggtcaaatgatgtcacaaaggtcattggatcacttgttctttaaggcGTAGTTCGTaacacacatttgtgagcttataacttttctcctgaatgtcctagagaggtcagatctgttttaaaatactccgattaatggtctgtatctagaacagaagtaATGGAGTGAATAGGatgtatagtttttaaatggcccccagaattatctcgcacaaagcacaatttcacatatttttggttccatttgtgttaaaacaaggtccaatcaggctgaaacatcacaggaaagtagaatccatggagttgtaagtgatctgaacgtttcatgatgatagaaccttcctaagggggtcaaatcatggcccaaaggtcaccgggcgtggtgtctctAAGAGGCCgctttccagttacacatttggaggcttataacttggcttctgaatgtcctagataggtcaggtttgttttaaaatactctaaTTGATGGACCGTATCTAAAACAGAAGGAATGGCGTGAACAGGATGTAtaatttttaaatggcccccagaatgatgtcgcacaaagcacaatttcacatatttttgGTTCcaattgtgtaaaaacaaggtccgatcaggctgaaacatcacagaaaagtagaatccatggtgttgtaagtgatctgaacgtttcatgatgatagcaccttcctaagggggtcaaatgatGTCACGAAGGTCATCGTGCCTTCTGCCACTTTAAAGCAtctatccagttacacctttgtgggcttataacttggcttctgaatgtcctagagaggtcaggtttgttttaaaataatCCAGTTAATGGTTTGTATCTaaaacagaaggaatggagtcattagcccatatggtttttaaatggcccccagaattatgtcgcacaaagcacaatttcacatatctttggttccatttgtgttaaaacaaggtccaatcaggctgaaacatcacaggaaagtAGAGtccatggagttgtaagtgatctgaacgtttcatgatgatagcacattcctaagggggtcaaatcatgtcccaaaggtcaccgggcgtggtgtcacttataGGCTgctttccagttacacctttggaggctcataacttttcttctgaatgtcctagagaggtcaggtttgttttaaaatactccaattaatggaccGTATCTaaaacagaaggaatggagtgaATAGGatgtatagtttttaaatggcccccagaattatgtcgcacaaagcacaatttcacatatttttggttccatttgtgttaaaacaaggtccgatcaggctgaaacatcacaggaaagtagaatctatggagttgtaagtgatctgaacgtttcatgatgatagcaccttcctaagggggtcaaatcatgtcacaaatgtcatcgTGCCTTCTGCCACTTTAAAGCAtctatccagttacacctttggaggctcataacttttcttctgaatgtcctagagaggtcaggtttgttttaaaatactccaattaatggaccGTATCTAAAACAGAAGGAATGGAGCGAATAGGatgtatagtttttaaatggcccccagaattatgtcgcacaaagcacaatttcacatatttttggttccttttgtgttaaaacaaggtccgatcaggctgaaacatcacaggaaagtagaatccatggatttgtaagtgatctgaacgtttcatgatgatagcaccttcctaagggggtcaaatcatgtcacaaaggtcatcgtgCCTTCTGCCACTTTAAAGCAtctatccagttacacctttgtgggcttataacttggcttctgaatgtcctagagaggtcaggtttgttttaaaataatCCAGTTAATAGTTTGTATCTaaaacagaaggaatggagtcattagcacttatggtttttaaatggcccccagaattatgtcgcacaaagcacaatttcacatattttttgttccatttgtgttaaaacaaggtccaatcaggctgaaacatcacagaaaagtagaatccatggtgttgtaagtgatctgaacgtttcatgatgatagcaccttcctaagggggtcaaatcatgtcacgAAGGTCATCGTGCCTTCTGCCACTTTAAAGCAtctatccagttacacctttgtgggcttataacttggcttctgaatgtcctagagaggtcaggtttgttttaaaataatCCAGTTAATGGTTTGTATCTaaaacagaaggaatggagtcattagcccatatggtttttaaatggcccccagaattatgtcgcacaaagcacaatttcacatatttttggttccatttgtgttaaaacaaggtccaatcaggctgaaacatcacaggaaagtAGAGtccatggagttgtaagtgatctgaacgtttcatgatgatagcacattcctaagggggtcaaatcatgtcccaaaggtcaccgggcgtggtgtcacttataGGCTgctttccagttacacctttggaggctcataacttttcttctgaatgtcctagagaggtcaggtttgttttaaaatactccaattaatggaccGTATCTaaaacagaaggaatggagtgaATAGGatgtatagtttttaaatggcccccagaattatgtcgcacaaagcacaatttcacatatttttgattccatttgtgttaaaacaaggtccgatcaggctgaaacatcacaggaaagtagaatctatggagctgtaagtgatctgaacatttcatgatgatagcaccttcctaagggggtcaaatcatgtcacaaatgtcatcgTGCCTTCTGCCACTTTAAAGCAtctatccagttacacctttggaggctcataacttttcttctgaatgtcctagagaggtcaggtttgttttaaaatactccaattaatggactGTATCTAAAACAGAAGGAATGGAGCAAATAGGatgtatagtttttaaatggcccccagaattatgtcgcacaaagcacaatttcacatatttttggttccatttgtgttaaaacaaggtccgatcaggctgaaacatcacaggaaagtagaatccatggatttgtaagtgatctgaacgtttcatgatgatagcaccttcctaagggggtcaaatcatgtcacaaaggtcatcgtgCCTTCTGCCACTTTAAAGCAtctatccagttacacctttgtgggcttataacttggcttctgaatgtcctagagaggtcaggtttgttttaaaataatCCAGTTAATAGTTTGTATCTaaaacagaaggaatggagtcattagcacttatggtttttaaatggcccccagaattatgtcgcacaaagcacaatttcacatatttttggttccatttgtgttaaaacaaggtccaatcaggctgaaacatcacaggaaagtagaatccatggagttgtaagtgatctgaacgtttcatgatgatagcacattcctaagggggtcaaatcatgtcccaaaggtcacctggcgtgGTGTCACTTAGAGGCTGctttcaagttacacctttggaggctcataacttttcttttgaatgtcctagagaggtcaggtttattttaaaatactccaattaatggtctgtatctaaaACAGAACgtacaatttcacatattcttggttccatttgtgttaaaacaaggtccaatcaggctgaaacatcacaggaaaagtagaatctattgagttataagggattgcaacgtttcatgatgatagctcattcctaagggggtcaaattatgtcacaAATGTCATCATGCCTTCTGCCACTTTAAAGCAgctatccagttacacctttgtgggcttataacttggcttctgaatgtcctagagaggtcagtttgttttaaaataatcCAGTTAATAGTTTGTATCTaaaacagaaggaatggagtcattagcacttatggtttttaaatggcccccagaattatgtcgcacaaagcacaatttcacatatttttggttccatttgtgttaaaacaaggtccaatcaggctgaaacatcacaggaaagtagaatccatggagttgtaagtgatctgaacgtttcatgatgatagcacattcctaagggggtcaaatcatgtcccaaaggtcaccgggcgtggtgtcacttagaGGCTgctttccagttacacctttggaggctcataacttttcttttgaatgtcctagagaggtcaggtttattttaaaatactccaattaatggtctgtatctaaaACAGAACgtacaatttcacatattcttggttccatttgtgttaaaacaaggtccaatcaggctgaaacatcacaggaaaagtagaatctattgagttataagggattgcaacgtttcatgatgatagctcattcctaagggggtcaaatgatgtcacaaaTGTCATCATGCCTTCTGCCACTTTAAAGCAgctatccagttacacctttgtgggcttatcacttggcttctgaatgtcctagagagctcaggtttgttttataatactccaattaacagcccctactatgaGAAAAAGGAATTAATTcaatagcacttacggtttttaaatgggacccagaactatgttgcaccaagcacaatttcacattattctgggtccagttcactgaaaaaagcttcaatcaggctgacacatcacaggaaggtagaatctattgagttgtaagggatatgaacgtttcatgatgatagcacattcctaagggggtcaaatgatgtcacaaaggcCAAAATGGTGGAAACAGGTCATTTGACCCTGAATTTCGGTCAACCGAGAAAATAGCCCAAAATGCAGTTTCGTTTTCCAGAGAACGGAAAATTACTGGCAGAGTCAAGTTTAAGTTTCCATTTCCCCTGAAATGGCCCTGTGCTCAGAGCAGGCTTCAGTTGGAAGTTGGAGAGCGTCAGTTGTTGAGGCAGCAATAAGAAACCACGTTTCCACTCTGTTGGACGAACGAGCGGCTTGAGGTGagttttttgcctttttttatttgttgcgtATTTTTCTCTGTGTAATTCGGGGTATACCCTAAGCTGAAATGTGACACACTTTGCATCAAAAGTGGACCCAATTGAATTGGGGGGTTAAAAATTGGCTACTTTCTCCCTCACTGGCTACTTCCTGGCGCAGAATGGGCCACTTTTGCTTCATTTTGGGACTTGGCCACTATTTATTTGAATACTTTATTCTTTGGGAACACAAAGCAAGTTACGACAGGAATTACCTGTCTTTAAATAGACACGTGTGAACCGAGATCTTCTCTATGCTTCTAGACATGACGAAACCAAAGGAGGCGGGCACGTGCCCCGTGTGCCAAAAGGAGCTCATGCTCATTTCCAAGCATTTGAAGGACTTCCACCAGGTGAAAAACATTCAGGAAAGGGACATTTTAAACAAGCTGGCCATGGAGAGGACGTTAATTCCTCCCGGTCCTTGTCCAATTGCCAACTGCGTCCCACACCTGCGTCACCTTGAAAAGCACCTGGACACCCACAAGGAGCTGACACAGAGGGGGCGGCGGGAGGAAAAGCTGACCCTGAAGAGGAAGGTGGCTTTGCAGCTCCTCAAGGAGTTGCGGGCCACTGGCCCCCAGCCTCCCATGTTCAGTACACTGGACCTAGACGGTGACCCGGCGGCAGGCGAGGGAAACACCAGCGCCAACTCTGCTTGCAGGACCCGGGTCATGTACCTAACTAATGAGGTCTACCGCCTCCAGGGCGCTCTGGCGGATGCCAAGGTGAGTGAACGAAAAGTTGGCTGTTATGTTAAACTGGTAATCTAATGACAGTGCTGTAAGGTCAATTAGGTAAGACATATTTTGCAAGAACCACTCTTTTTTCCCCATGCAGAGAGAGCTGCAGCAGCTCCGGCTGCAACAGCCCCCGGAGCCCCAGGCCCAGCCTCTGGAGCCCCAGGCCCAGCCCCCGGAGCCCCAGGCCCAGCCCCTGGAGCCCCAGGCCCAGCCCTCGGAGCCCCAGAGGAGCCCGCAGCAGCCTGAGGTGGACACACGGGGGACTAAACTGAAACTAACGTTTTCCTCGGCTAGTGAGGTGAGAACACACTTACTGGATATGTTTCAAGTGTTGTTACTTATTACAGTGCCATAATCTTTTTGACTTTTTGGCCAAAGCTTGTCACTTGATCAGTTCTCATTATTGTTTTTGTCTCTACCCAGGAGCTGACAGAAACAGAGGCCCCTGTGCCGAAAAAGAAAAATAAGTCTGAGAAGAGCAAGAGGACAAAGAAGGCAATTTCTCCTCACACTGCACATACTTTCTCTGAcaccgtgagtgagagtgattggTTGTTCAGTAATTTAATGAATGCTGACAAAATTTAGAACCAATGAAGCTATGTGTTAACgttaatgttttttgttttgttattttaggaAAAGTCGCCCAAGAGGAAGCTCTCCGCCATGGAGAGGGCCTTCCAAGGCTTGGCCCCCTTCTTCGCTGGGAAAAGTAGGGCCTCCAAGCTGAGGAACATTCCCTTGGGCACCTCCGTTGGTAAGAAGCAACACACAGGGTATTTGGAGGTGTGTGGAGCCATTTCATGCGGCACTCATCACGTTGTCTTGCATCTTTACAGAATTCTACCTGGAGGATTACTTCACCTTCATCTTCTGCCCCGAGGGAACAAGCAAAATGCAGGAGAATGCCGTTTCTAAGCTGAGCCGGGCAAAGGTTTTTTTTAAATACCTTTTGCTCGGCTCTGACTCGCCTGCGTCCTGGAACTGGGAGTTCCTTTACAACATCCCCCTGCTGAAGTCGTAAGTAGTGCATTTGGAAAGAATTAACCTCACTGCCTTCTATCTGTGTGCCCGTTCAGCACCA carries:
- the LOC139063787 gene encoding uncharacterized protein, with amino-acid sequence MTKPKEAGTCPVCQKELMLISKHLKDFHQVKNIQERDILNKLAMERTLIPPGPCPIANCVPHLRHLEKHLDTHKELTQRGRREEKLTLKRKVALQLLKELRATGPQPPMFSTLDLDGDPAAGEGNTSANSACRTRVMYLTNEVYRLQGALADAKRELQQLRLQQPPEPQAQPLEPQAQPPEPQAQPLEPQAQPSEPQRSPQQPEVDTRGTKLKLTFSSASEELTETEAPVPKKKNKSEKSKRTKKAISPHTAHTFSDTEKSPKRKLSAMERAFQGLAPFFAGKSRASKLRNIPLGTSVEFYLEDYFTFIFCPEGTSKMQENAVSKLSRAKVFFKYLLLGSDSPASWNWEFLYNIPLLKS